DNA sequence from the Deinococcus humi genome:
AACCGGCAGCGTTGGCGGCGTCAATATTCTCCTGAATGTCGTCCACGAAGGCGGTCTGGGCAGCCGGACGTTCCATGGCCGCCTCCAGAGCCGCAAAAGCTTCGGGCGCGGGCTTCTTGTGCCCCAGCTCGTTGCTGAACACCAGAGCGTCGAAGCGGGCGAAGCGCGGGTCGTGGCGCAGATGATCGCTGACCACCGGATAATTGTTGCTCAGCAGCCCCACGCGCACGCCTTCAGGCAGGGCGGCCAGTGTGGCGTACATCGGCACGTGATCGGCGATGCTGCCCAGGTAGATCGCCTCAAACTCGGTATAAGGCAGCTCCAGGCCGGCTTCGCTCTGCATCACGGTCCAGAAGTGGGGCAGCGTCCAGGCCCCCACCTCCAGCTGACGGACGTGGCGAAAGTAGCTGTCCCGGACGCGCTCCACCGGCACACCGCTGCGCTCGGCCACATTCTGGGTGCTGCGCCCGTCGAAAGTGCCGACGGTAAAGACACCGCCCCAGTCGAAGGCGACGTGCCGGGGGGCCGGAGCAACAGAAAGCATGAGTCCAATTGTGGCGCACAGGCTTCCCCCGTGAGGTCACGCTGTTCAGACCGGAGCGCGCCCCAGAGATGAGGACACCACCACGCCGGACTTGTCATATGAGATCAATTTGGGCGCTATGCAGTGACATCATATATTTATACACACGGTAGATTTCTCAAAAAGTCATCTGTTGGGTTCGTCCTGATTGGCTGCGGAGCTTAACCAGGGGTCCTATGCATCACTGGAGGTCAGGGCTTTCTCTAACCGGCAGCCGTTATAGTTTGAGGGTGAACGTTTCTAATGGGGATAACCATCAATACTGGCAGGAGGTCAGGCAAGTGGCGGCCCTGCTGCGTGCCCACGAGGGGCCGGTGGTCGTCCTTTCACATGAGAATCCTGACGGTGACGCCCTGGGCAGCCTGCTGGGGCTGACGCGGGCGCTGCGGAACCTGGGCAAGACGGTAATCGCCCCGATGGATGTGCCACGCTATCTGCGTTTCCTGCCCGGTCCCGGCGAGACCAGCGGTCCGCTGGCAGAGTGGCCAGCCGGTGCGCTGGCCGTGGTGGTGGACGTGGACAACAACGATCCGGACCGGGTGGCAGGGGCGGATCTGCGGCAATTCGGGGGCGAGGTGATCAATCTCGACCACCACGGCACCAACCAGCGGCGGGCCACCGCGGGGGTGGTCGATCCGGCCCTGCCGGCGGCGGTGATGATCGTGGCCGACGTGTTGACCGAGCTGGGC
Encoded proteins:
- a CDS encoding HAD family hydrolase, which gives rise to MLSVAPAPRHVAFDWGGVFTVGTFDGRSTQNVAERSGVPVERVRDSYFRHVRQLEVGAWTLPHFWTVMQSEAGLELPYTEFEAIYLGSIADHVPMYATLAALPEGVRVGLLSNNYPVVSDHLRHDPRFARFDALVFSNELGHKKPAPEAFAALEAAMERPAAQTAFVDDIQENIDAANAAGFHGILYHHEAHDAFERQLAAWLGGTESSDS